A window of the Artemia franciscana chromosome 3, ASM3288406v1, whole genome shotgun sequence genome harbors these coding sequences:
- the LOC136024782 gene encoding epididymal secretory glutathione peroxidase-like codes for MSEFSKGFFALFLCALTFVKGDTTLSSVDCIGKNGTIHDFSELDLLEQNRIELSDFSGKYVLVVNVATYUGLTHNYIDLNAMKDTFNGTLEILGFPCNLFGQQEPGLSATD; via the exons ATGTCTGAGTTCAGTAAAGgcttttttgctttgtttcttTGTGCGTTAACTTTCGTTAAGGGTGACACAACACTTTCAAGTGTTGATTGTATTGGTAAGAATGGGACAATTCACGATTTTTCAGAATTGGATTTACTTGAACAAAATAGAATCGAGTTGTCCGACTTCAGTGGAAag tATGTTTTGGTTGTAAATGTTGCTACCTACTGAGGTCTTACACACAACTATATTGATTTGAATGCAATGAAAGACACTTTCAATGGCACCCTTGAAATCCTTGGATTTCCTTGCAACTTGTTTGGCCAG